GACCTCGCAGCCATCCGTCACCGTGTTCACACCCTGAACGCCAACCGTGTTCTGTACTATGTAGACGCTCGTCAGGGTCAGCACTTCGAACAGGTTTACACCATTGCCCGCAAGGCCGGTTTTGCGACAGACGACGTACAGCTGGAACACCATGCGTTCGGCATGATGCTGGGTAAAGACGGCAAGCCATTTAAAACCCGTGCCGGTACAACCATCAAACTGGTTGACCTGCTGAACGAAGCGGAAGAGCGTGCCGCCCGCCTGCTCGCCAGCAAGGACAGCGACCTGAGCGAAGAACAGAAGGTTAACGTCATTAAAGCGGTGGCAATGGGTTCCGTAAAATACGCCGATCTGTCCAAAAACCGCACCAGCGACTACGTATTCGACTGGGACAACATGCTGGCCTTTGAAGGCAATACCGCGCCTTACATGCTGTACGCCTACACCCGTGTACAAAGCATCTTCCGTAAAGCCGGTGTTAGCGAAGCCGGTCTGAAGGGCGATATCGCCATTAGCGAACCCACCGAGCGCGAACTGGCTCTGAAGCTGGCACGGTTCAGCGAAACCGTTGAACAGGCTGCCCGTGAAGGCATGCCACACATTGTTTGTGGTTACCTGTACGAACTGTCCGGAGCCTTTATGAGCTTCTACGAATGCTGCCCGGTTAACAAAGAAGGGGTTTCTGAAGCACTGAAGAACTCCCGTCTGCAGCTGTGCTCTCTGACAGCCAGAACCATTAAACAGGGTCTGGATCTGCTGGGTATTGAGACCGTAGAGCAGATGTAATCTGTCGTTTGTCTGAAAAAATACCGGTCAGTTGGCCGGTATTTATTATGACGGCTCACACATCCAGATTAAACGTCACTGGGCCATCATTAAGGAGGGAGATTTTCATATCGGCAGCAAACTGGCCGGTAGCAACATCATCATGTAATGCTTTTGCACGCTGGACAAAATAATCGTACATCGCTTCACCGTGTTCAGGGCTGGCACCTGAGCTAAAGCCGGGGCGCAACCCTTTGCGGGTGTCGGCCACCAGTGTGAACTGGGAAACCACCAGCAGACCACCGCCAGTATCTTTCAACCCCAGATTCATCTTACCCTGTTCATCCGAAAACACGCGATACTTCAGCACCTTTTCCAGCAGTTTGTCGGCTTTGGCCTGATCATCGTCTTTTTCAACACCAAGAAACAGCAACAGGCCTTCACCAATTTCTCCAACGGTTTCGCCATCTACCTTCACATTGGCAAACTGAACCCTTTGAATGAGTCCGCGCATAATCGAACTAACTCCTGAAATGTAATAAATAAATCAGATAAAAAATAAATCGGATAGAGAATGATGCAGTCTGAACCTGTCGGTGAGTCACCGTGTTGGGAGGTCGCTGCGCTCGTCCCAACCTACGGTACAACGATCAAACGGGCTATTCGAATTGTCGGGCAAACTTGTCTGACGCACGCACCAGAGCATCGGTAATGGATACTTCACTGGCAGCGTGACCGGCATCACGAATGACTTGTAATTCAGCTTCGGTCCAGTGATTCGCCAGTTCAACCGCATTATCCAACGGACATACCATGTCGTAACGACCATGTATGATAATGCCGGGAATCTGGTCAATCAGCCCCATATTATTAATGATCTGCCCGGGTTTCAGGAAGGTATCGTTGACAAAATAGTGCGCTTCAATACGAGCAATGGCGGTAGCGAAGTGCGGGTCAGCCGCTTCGTCTTCCATTTCCTGACTGGGTCGCAGTGAACTGATTCTGCCTTCCCAGAGTGACCAGTGTTTGGCAGCGTTCATTCTTGCCAGCTCATTATCTCCCATCAAACGACTGTGGTACGCCTTCAGCATATCGTCTCGTTCATCTTCCGGAATAATCTCGGCAAAATGCGCCCAATGATCAGGAAAAATACGGGCAGCTCCCTCGGGTTTATAAAGCCAGTCCTGATCCTGTTGCCGGGCAAGGAAGATACCCCGAAGAATCATCCCCATAACTCTTGCCGGGTGCGCCTGAGCGTAGACCAGCGCCAGAGTCGATCCCCAGGAACCACCAAACAAAACCCAGCGATCTATCTTGAGAGATACGCGAATCTTTTCAATGTCTTCAACCAGATGTTGGGTGGTGTTGTTCTTCAGCTCCAGATGCGGTTTGGAATGGCCGCAACCCCGCTGATCAAATACCACAATCCGATATTTTTCAGGATCAAAAAAACGTCGGGACTTTTCCGAACTGCCTGCCCCCGGACCACCATGAATGAACAGCACCGGAATGCCGTCCGGACTTCCACTTTCCTCAACGTACAGTTCGTGAAGCTCATCCACTTTCAGGAAGTGGGTGGCGTAAGGCTTGATGGCGGGGTAGAGCGTATGCATGAACCTTCCTTCGGGGCGTACCGACAGATCATAACGTTCAATTAAAACATACTCTGAAATGTAGTCAGTGGGAAGCGGTCAGGAATGGAAAAAGGAGGCACAACCGTGAGAGACTGTCTTAGAAAACAGAAAGGGGCATAAAGCCCCTTCCTTTCAGCAGATCACATTACTTGGAACGGCTGGCACGCTTACGCTCGTGCTCCTTCAGGAGCTTCTTGCGCAGACGAATGTGGTTAGGCGTTACTTCCACCAGCTCATCGTCATCGATGAATTCCAGAGCCTGCTCCAGAGAGTGACGAATAGGCGGTGTCAGCTGAATGTTTTCATCGGAACCGGACGCACGAACGTTGGTCAGCTGCTTACCCTTGGTCGGGTTAACCACCAGATCGTTGTCACGGTTGTGCAGGCCGACAATCTGACCTTCATAAACGTCAACGTTAGGCGGCAGGAACAAACGACCACGGTCTTGCAGGTTCCACAGAGCGAAGCCCAGCACTTTACCGTTTACCATGGACACCAGAACACCGTTCTGACGATGGGTCACTTCACCGTCTTTTACCACGCCATAGTGATCAAAGACATTGGTCAGAATACCGCTACCGGACGTCATGGTCAGGAACTGGGAACGGAAACCAATCAGACCACGGGCTGGCATGATGAATTCCAGACGTACACGACCTTTACCGTCGGGTACCATGTTGGTCAGTTCCGCTTTACGCAGACCCATTTCTTCCATCAGGGAACCCTGATGTTCTTCTTCGATGTCAACAACCACCTGTTCGTAAGGCTCTTGCTTAACACCGTCAATTTCACGCACGACCACTTCCGGACGGGAAACACCCAGTTCGAAGCCTTCACGACGCATGGTTTCAATCAGAACCGACAGGTGCAGTTCACCACGGCCAGACACTTTGAACTTGTCCGCACTGTCACCCGGCTCAACCCGCAGGGCTACGTTGTGCAGCAGTTCCTGTTCCAGACGATCCTTGATGTTGCGGGAAGTCACGAACTTACCATCCTGACCCGCAAACGGAGAGTTGTTGACCTGGAAGGTCATGCTCACAGTAGGCTCATCCACGGTCAGTGGCGGCAGCGCTTCAACGTGATCCGGGTGGCACAGGGTGTCAGAGATGTTCAGCTTGTCGATACCGGTGACGCAGACAATATCCCCCGCACGGGCTTCTTCTACATCAACACGCTCCAGACCCAGATGACCCATCACCTTAAGAATCTTGGCACTGCGAACGTTGCCATCGGCATCAATCAGTTTGATCGGGGTGGATGGTTTCAGGGAACCACGGGTGATTCGACCCACACCGATAACACCCAGGAAGCTGCTGTAATCCAGCGCAGATACCTGCATCTGGAACGGCGCTTCAACGTCTACTTTAGGAGCCGGTACGTTGCTGGTGATCATTTCGAACAGCGGCGTCATATCGTCAGCCATGTTTTCCGGATCATCACCGGCAATACCATTCAGGGCGGAAGCATAGATCACCGGGAAGTCCAGCTGTTCTTCAGTCGCACCCAGACGATCAAACAGATCAAATACTTCGTCCATTACCCAGTCAGGACGGGCACCCGGACGGTCAATTTTGTTGATAACAACAATCGGGCGCAGACCCTGTTCAAACGCTTTCTGGGTCACGAAGCGGGTCTGGGGCATTGGGCCATCAACCGCGTCTACCAGCAGCAGAACAGAATCCACCATGGACAGAACCCGCTCTACTTCACCACCAAAGTCGGCGTGTCCCGGGGTGTCCACGATGTTGATGTGGAAATCCTGCCAGTTGATCGCGGTGTTTTTCGCCAGAATGGTAATGCCGCGCTCTTTTTCCTGATCGTTGGAATCCATAATGCGCTCCGCACCCTGATCTTTACGACCCAGAGTTCCGGACTGCTGCAGCAGTTTGTCTACCAGCGTGGTTTTACCGTGGTCAACGTGCGCTATGATCGCCACGTTCCGCAATAAATTGTTACGAAGTTTTTCTATCACAGTTTTTCTCTCATCAAATCTCGTTTACTGTCCCCGGGAGGACTGAATAACACGGGCAACGTCTTCGGCGTTCATACTGGCCTGTTCTGCATACACCGAAGGAAAGGTGTTATTTTCAAGCAGGTAATTCACATCGACCTCGTAGCGGGCCATGTGACGAAAATTCCTCAAGCGCAGCTCTTTTTTCAAGGTGCCGCAGCTAAAGCGCATATCGGCAATATCAATCAGCCCGAGAGTGCCATCAGGCTGCTGCACGATATTGCCCAGATGGGCCGAGCGAAAATACACGCCCAACCGGTGCATTCTGGCAATCAGCCGGGCGTTGTCGGCCAGCAGCTTTTGCCGCTCCTCGCTATTAAGCCCGGACAACACCTGTCTCAGGGTTTTCCCCGGCAGAGGCTGATAATGCACCGCGGTTCTTGCAATAGAAGGTATACGGTAGCAGTTAATGATGGTGACCGTTGGAATATTCATTCGGTGCAGTTTGTCAGCATTGGTAGCAAACCGGACCGAGTAAGGCAGGAGCCGGGCGGAACTGAACCGGCTTTTAACCATAAACAGTTTCAGGAACGAGCCATCGGCCAGACGCAGGACTTTATCGCCATCCCCGTCGTGCTCGATCACCTCTGCGCCCTGACGCAAGACCTGATAATCCCTGCCAGAAAGTCGCTTGCCAAACAGCCGCCGCATCACCTGATAGTCACCTGATAGTCACCTGAGAGTTACCTGCAAAAACCGGGAAAATTAAAAAGCGGTGAATAGTACCCCATACCGATAAAAAATGCTCATACCAATCGTCATAACGGTATAAATGACAAACCGGAACTTTATCGACGCCTGCCAGTCTTATAAGGGAAGCAGTAATTCCAGGATGGAGTGAAACCTATGTATTCCGGCAGGATCGCCCGTTTAATTATAAAATCTTGCGCCATCACGCTGTGTTTCAGTGTCGCAGGTGCCAAAGCTGACGTTGATAACCAGGCTGAAACCTATCCTCTGGAATTCCTGTATGAGTCCTCTTCAGCCAGGTTTAACTGGCAACCCCATGCCGAACAGTTGACCAGCGCTCTGCAACACGTCTCAGCCGGACACAACTTCAATAGCTTGTTGCACTCCATAAACAGCACGACTGGAGGCCCTGTTTATGGCTTCAGTCAGGCCTTTGCCGAATACCTTCCTGAACAACTCCTCAAGGCCACTCCAGGGGGCATTGAACCAAACTATGGCGAGATGGCTCAGCACGCCATGAATCAATCGTCTGTCACCGGTCAACGCTTCGACAATAACGCAGCTGACGACGGTATCGACCTTATTGATGATTCTTTTGAAGCTAACCATCTGGTTCATATGCGTATGGTCTTCCCTGCAAATACGTTTTCGACAGAACAAAAAGCATCTGGAAAGAAAACCTTTTACGGCAAGCCTCTGGGCAAACGGTTAAAAACAACCAATGACATACACGCCAGCGTGCTGCAAAGCAAAAGCCGCTCACAGCCATACATCGATGTATCTCCTAAATGGAAACCAAAACCGGGGATGTATGTCAGCCGTTACATCAAGGCCCTGATTAAACTTCAGAAACAACTACCCAAGAGATCAACCCTGAGGCTGTTTCCTACGACAACACCGGATGGAAAGTACCTGACCTGCGAAGTGATGCTTATTTACCCGGATGACAATGGCATCATGAATTACAGCGCAGTACTGGACATTATCAGGGACTGGGGAGCACCCGGCACGGCGCTCTGGCTGACAGACCGGATCGCGCAGGGTAACCTGGTTGCAACACCACCCGAAAACCTCTGGCAAAGTGTTATGAGTCACTTTCGGGTCAACCCGGCCAGCCTACCCGTCTTTAATCCTGTCGATGCAGAAATGATTGAAGTACTAGCCGAACTGGTGAAAGAGTATCTGAAAGACCCGGATGCAACCTCCCTGAGCTGCAAACCCTACTGTAACAATTTTGATTTCCGGGACTTCCCCAAACCAAAACCTGTAGACATTAAACGTTCGGGCCATTATGTTGCTGCGCTGGATGCTGGCGGTATGGTTTTCTTTGTGGATACTTTTTCTTCAACGAGTTCTTCAACGAGTTCTTCAACGAGTTCTTCAACGAGTTCTTCAGCAAGTTCTTCAGCGAGTTCTTCAAAAGCCGCTTCAAAAAGCCCTGCCAAGCCCAGAATCACCTTAAAAAAGACAGCATTCAAAAACGTGGACGCAGACGCGCTAAGAAGTCTGGACGAGCAGAGAATCCAGCTTCACCCCGAGATTCTTCAGGGCAAAAAGCCTTTCAACCCCGAACGAAAACGTGTGGAAATGGCTTTACTGAAGCTACTGATCAGCCGGTCTTTGCATCAAGGACTTCCAGAAGGAAATCCGGTTCTGGAAAATATGCATAACACCATCAGTCGCTATCAGTAGAGTTCAACAACACAGACTCTCTCCCGTCACTGTTGCACATTTGTGCTAATATTACCGGTTCGCCGATTTTCACAGTCTTGACTCGGTTTGCATTGAGCAATGCTGTGACTTCATCCACAATAGCGAACACTTTAACTGATTGATTTTTAATGGCCATGTCAGAACCAGCCAAGGCCAGTGGCCTGCAGATCTATCTGCGGCTATTGACCTATGTAAAACCCTATACCGGTTTCTTCGTTATCAGCCTGCTCGGCTATGCCCTGTTTGCATTGACTCAACCAGCTTTTGCCCGGCTGCTGGAGTACTTTGTTGAAGCTTTGGAAGGCAGCCATGCCACCATCACCCGAGACCTTGGCGGATTTATCCCGGTTGAGGTCTTTGCTTCTGCAGCATTAATACCTGCTGTAATGACTGTTATCGCTATTTTACGCGGTATCGGATCATTTTTGGGTAACTATTATCTTGCCAAGGTATCACTCCGTATTGTTCATGACCTGCGAAGCCTCATGTTTAGCCACATGGTACAACTGCCCAATGAGTACTTTGACAACAACAACTCGGGTCACCTGATAGCCAGAATCACCTATAATGTCAGCCTGGTGACGGGCGCAGCTACCGATGCCATCAAAGTAGTGGTCAGGGAGGGGTTAACGGTTACTTTCCTGATCCTGTACCTCCTCGTCACCAACTGGAAGCTCACTCTGGTGTTCTTTGCTGTTGGCCCGTTGATCGCTCTGGTAGTTTCCACAGCAAGCAAGCGTTTCCGCAAGCTCAGCTCGAAAATCCAGGATTCTATGGGTGACCTGACCCATGTCAGCTCTGAAACGATCAATGGTTACCGGGTCGTTCGAGGCTTTGGTGGTGAAGATTATGAAATAAACCGCTTTGGCAGTGCCAGTAAACAAAATACCCGCCAAAACCTGAAAATGGTTAAAGCGTCTGCTATTCACACCCCGACCCTGCAACTACTGGTAAACTCGGCCCTCGCGATCCTGTTTTTCCTGGTACTCTGGTTGAAAGGCGATGCAACCACTGCCTCTCTGGTCAGCTTTGTTACAGCCGCCGCTTTGCTACCGAAGCCTATTCGTCAGCTCAGTGAAGTGAATGCCAATATCCAAAGGGGTATTGCAGCGGCCGAAAGTATCTTCAGGATGGCAGACGAACCCTCGGAGTCCGATAACGGCTCCTTCACATCCGAAAAAGTCGAAGGTCATCTGGAGTTCAAAAACGTTACCTTCCAATACCCGAATGCCGACCGTCCGGCTCTGGACAACATCAGCTTTACCGTAGAACCCGGACAAACCATTGCTCTGGTGGGTCGTTCCGGTTCGGGTAAAACGACCCTGGCTAATCTGGTGCCACGTTTTTATAACCACGGGCAGGGAAAGATTCTGCTGGACGGCACCGATGTTGAAGATTTTGCCCTGAGAAACCTTCGCAGCCACATTGCTCTGGTTGACCAGAATGTCACCCTGTTCAACGACACCGTCAGCCGCAACATTGCTTATGGTTCTCTGGAAAAAACCAGTGACTCCGATATAAAAGCCGCTGCCGATGCGGCCTATGCCAGTGAATTTGTCGCCAACATGCCAGAAGGCTTTGACACACTGGTCGGCGAAGACGGCGTACTGCTGTCCGGTGGTCAGCGTCAGCGTCTGGCAATTGCCCGGGCAATCTTAAAAGACGCTCCGGTTCTGATTCTCGACGAGGCCACTTCGGCTCTGGATACCGAGTCCGAGCGCCATATTCAGGCGGCTCTGGAAGAAGTGATGAAAGAGCGAACCACACTGGTGATTGCCCATCGACTGTCCACCATCGAAAACGCTGATCGCATTCTGGTGATGGACAAAGGTCAGATTGTTGAA
Above is a window of Endozoicomonas montiporae CL-33 DNA encoding:
- the dtd gene encoding D-aminoacyl-tRNA deacylase, which gives rise to MRGLIQRVQFANVKVDGETVGEIGEGLLLFLGVEKDDDQAKADKLLEKVLKYRVFSDEQGKMNLGLKDTGGGLLVVSQFTLVADTRKGLRPGFSSGASPEHGEAMYDYFVQRAKALHDDVATGQFAADMKISLLNDGPVTFNLDV
- the pip gene encoding prolyl aminopeptidase — translated: MHTLYPAIKPYATHFLKVDELHELYVEESGSPDGIPVLFIHGGPGAGSSEKSRRFFDPEKYRIVVFDQRGCGHSKPHLELKNNTTQHLVEDIEKIRVSLKIDRWVLFGGSWGSTLALVYAQAHPARVMGMILRGIFLARQQDQDWLYKPEGAARIFPDHWAHFAEIIPEDERDDMLKAYHSRLMGDNELARMNAAKHWSLWEGRISSLRPSQEMEDEAADPHFATAIARIEAHYFVNDTFLKPGQIINNMGLIDQIPGIIIHGRYDMVCPLDNAVELANHWTEAELQVIRDAGHAASEVSITDALVRASDKFARQFE
- the typA gene encoding translational GTPase TypA, encoding MIEKLRNNLLRNVAIIAHVDHGKTTLVDKLLQQSGTLGRKDQGAERIMDSNDQEKERGITILAKNTAINWQDFHINIVDTPGHADFGGEVERVLSMVDSVLLLVDAVDGPMPQTRFVTQKAFEQGLRPIVVINKIDRPGARPDWVMDEVFDLFDRLGATEEQLDFPVIYASALNGIAGDDPENMADDMTPLFEMITSNVPAPKVDVEAPFQMQVSALDYSSFLGVIGVGRITRGSLKPSTPIKLIDADGNVRSAKILKVMGHLGLERVDVEEARAGDIVCVTGIDKLNISDTLCHPDHVEALPPLTVDEPTVSMTFQVNNSPFAGQDGKFVTSRNIKDRLEQELLHNVALRVEPGDSADKFKVSGRGELHLSVLIETMRREGFELGVSRPEVVVREIDGVKQEPYEQVVVDIEEEHQGSLMEEMGLRKAELTNMVPDGKGRVRLEFIMPARGLIGFRSQFLTMTSGSGILTNVFDHYGVVKDGEVTHRQNGVLVSMVNGKVLGFALWNLQDRGRLFLPPNVDVYEGQIVGLHNRDNDLVVNPTKGKQLTNVRASGSDENIQLTPPIRHSLEQALEFIDDDELVEVTPNHIRLRKKLLKEHERKRASRSK
- a CDS encoding toluene tolerance protein; this encodes MMRRLFGKRLSGRDYQVLRQGAEVIEHDGDGDKVLRLADGSFLKLFMVKSRFSSARLLPYSVRFATNADKLHRMNIPTVTIINCYRIPSIARTAVHYQPLPGKTLRQVLSGLNSEERQKLLADNARLIARMHRLGVYFRSAHLGNIVQQPDGTLGLIDIADMRFSCGTLKKELRLRNFRHMARYEVDVNYLLENNTFPSVYAEQASMNAEDVARVIQSSRGQ
- the msbA gene encoding lipid A export permease/ATP-binding protein MsbA, with the protein product MSEPAKASGLQIYLRLLTYVKPYTGFFVISLLGYALFALTQPAFARLLEYFVEALEGSHATITRDLGGFIPVEVFASAALIPAVMTVIAILRGIGSFLGNYYLAKVSLRIVHDLRSLMFSHMVQLPNEYFDNNNSGHLIARITYNVSLVTGAATDAIKVVVREGLTVTFLILYLLVTNWKLTLVFFAVGPLIALVVSTASKRFRKLSSKIQDSMGDLTHVSSETINGYRVVRGFGGEDYEINRFGSASKQNTRQNLKMVKASAIHTPTLQLLVNSALAILFFLVLWLKGDATTASLVSFVTAAALLPKPIRQLSEVNANIQRGIAAAESIFRMADEPSESDNGSFTSEKVEGHLEFKNVTFQYPNADRPALDNISFTVEPGQTIALVGRSGSGKTTLANLVPRFYNHGQGKILLDGTDVEDFALRNLRSHIALVDQNVTLFNDTVSRNIAYGSLEKTSDSDIKAAADAAYASEFVANMPEGFDTLVGEDGVLLSGGQRQRLAIARAILKDAPVLILDEATSALDTESERHIQAALEEVMKERTTLVIAHRLSTIENADRILVMDKGQIVETGNHAELLAKGGHYAKLHKLQFKEDQEDLLEAL